The sequence GCATCGCAAGTGTGGACTTTAGTGTTGCAGCATATTGATTTTCCAATTAGTTCACATGCTTGGAAGGATTTTGCTTGGTTACTGTCTCCTTTTGCAAAACGGAATATTGCTAGATTCGTTATAATCAAGTTGCTATTTGCGGCGTCTGTTTATTTTATTTGGCAAGAGCGGAACAGAAGGATCTTCAAGAAGGGTAATCGATCCCCGGCCCAGGTTTATGAGGTGATTTATGCTACAGTTCGTTTAAAACTGATGAGTTTCAAATGGAAGTCTTCAGCTAGTGCGCTTAGGCTCAAGTCTGATTGGAAAGTGTCATGAGTTGTTTTGTTTTTTGTTTCTTGGAGCTAATTGCTCATGTTTAGCTTTATAGTTTGTTAAAGCTTGGTTGTTTGTGAGGTTAAAGGGTTTGTCCTATAACTCTGCACTTCTTGTATaacctttttggttttttaatATATTCGCCGGGTAACCCccttttacccaaaaaaaaaatctagcttgaattttcaaaagatcaaatatttttataaagatccaatttccttaaaggatctaaatttttataagtcatgtgggactgtaaaccacatcgttactatcattgtttataccgccgtattaaaatcaatgttgtacaaagtgtgagaataaaaaaagtgattcgagtgaagtgtgatttaatttcaagttctgtattgcttaaggacaagcaacgttcaagtgtggggatatttgatagtgctctaaatgaacatatatttagtatcaatatccttccaatatgtaaagcttttagttactattgttctatttttatgtaataattgtttaaataaataagtgcgaagacaaaagaagaaaatgacgatttgaagacgcaaatgaccaaaaagctcaaatgtacaagatacaatctaagtggttcaatttattgatgataaacgtctaaaaataacaagagtacaagccgcgaaacgcaaagtacaagatatctaagcgtacgaaaggatgttcaaaaatcgg comes from Rutidosis leptorrhynchoides isolate AG116_Rl617_1_P2 chromosome 4, CSIRO_AGI_Rlap_v1, whole genome shotgun sequence and encodes:
- the LOC139842518 gene encoding uncharacterized protein; amino-acid sequence: MVMWRDLNGSKCEFSISQVWEYLRPRAAHVPWYSVIWFSHCILRHAFVLWLLMGERLKTHDRLKAWEIHHGTIIVCPLCNLVRDTQDHLFFSCPFASQVWTLVLQHIDFPISSHAWKDFAWLLSPFAKRNIARFVIIKLLFAASVYFIWQERNRRIFKKGNRSPAQVYEVIYATVRLKLMSFKWKSSASALRLKSDWKVS